One Chitinivorax sp. B DNA segment encodes these proteins:
- a CDS encoding EF-hand domain-containing protein yields MSTTTTLDSLVLPCNQASSDKQVQAVNLSPFQVEKFTALFNFYDQNHDGFLALEEFVEHARRVAKAFGWDENDPRTHYLVDIRTALFWRLGAATEHNGDLVVSLSDYLCYFERQVYACESANGPSPSLKQACRAIMDLIDHDGSDCITYEEYRNLLVAIGSRASAWDAFCTMDADKDGRLTLHDVEQLAYQFIVSSDPQSPGNLLYYGRL; encoded by the coding sequence ATGTCGACCACTACGACTCTGGATTCGCTTGTTTTACCTTGTAATCAGGCTTCTTCTGATAAGCAAGTGCAAGCTGTCAATCTATCCCCATTTCAAGTCGAGAAGTTTACGGCACTGTTCAATTTCTACGATCAGAATCACGACGGCTTCCTGGCGCTGGAAGAATTTGTGGAGCATGCCCGACGTGTCGCCAAGGCATTTGGGTGGGACGAGAACGATCCTCGAACCCACTACCTGGTCGATATCCGTACCGCGCTGTTCTGGCGGCTAGGCGCAGCAACCGAACACAATGGGGATCTAGTGGTGTCACTGAGCGACTATCTTTGCTACTTTGAACGGCAGGTCTATGCCTGCGAAAGTGCCAATGGCCCATCTCCTTCATTGAAGCAGGCATGTCGCGCCATCATGGACTTGATTGATCATGATGGCAGCGACTGTATTACCTATGAGGAGTATCGTAACCTATTGGTGGCTATCGGCTCGCGCGCCAGTGCTTGGGATGCATTCTGCACCATGGATGCTGATAAGGATGGCCGATTGACCCTACACGATGTCGAACAATTGGCTTATCAATTTATCGTCAGCAGCGATCCACAATCGCCGGGCAATCTGCTGTACTACGGGCGGCTATAG
- a CDS encoding isocyanide synthase family protein: MNAVVDDTQLIAHAILDIIFKRRRLLAEEVDLLPGSILPDEQRPHLEKIAAMVAAHQPIEMILPAFPGKSPNRNKTLGQLPDLAERHSLANLHTMLQEIASLYSPGGMIRICSDGYVFADLVRIPDPEVEGYVSELARHTRHYFGGAFQYFDLIDAYPDLPSMDARREEMLIDHAEPLRCLRLRCSEEPEAIAMYRGTTRFLFEDYQGLADFATWSKTRIQQHARTIAYRVIQRSNAWSALLEQRFPHALRLSIHPQYRISKKIGINMIATDDCWRTPWHSVAVCRAGEVYLERRSTIDENQAVLVFERGRPSYYQLMAV, translated from the coding sequence ATGAATGCAGTAGTCGATGACACGCAATTAATTGCGCATGCCATTCTAGACATCATCTTCAAGCGCCGCCGCTTGCTGGCTGAAGAAGTTGACCTTTTGCCGGGCAGCATCCTTCCAGACGAACAGCGGCCACATCTGGAGAAAATTGCCGCCATGGTCGCAGCGCATCAGCCAATCGAGATGATCCTGCCCGCCTTCCCCGGCAAGTCGCCCAATCGCAACAAAACATTGGGCCAGTTGCCAGATCTGGCAGAACGGCACTCACTGGCCAATCTGCATACGATGCTGCAAGAGATTGCCAGCTTGTACTCCCCTGGGGGCATGATCCGAATCTGCTCGGACGGCTATGTTTTTGCAGACCTGGTCCGAATCCCGGACCCTGAAGTCGAAGGTTACGTCAGTGAGTTGGCGCGTCATACACGGCACTACTTCGGGGGCGCTTTTCAATACTTCGATCTGATCGATGCCTACCCAGACCTACCCTCAATGGACGCACGACGTGAAGAAATGTTGATCGACCATGCCGAGCCATTGCGCTGCCTACGCCTACGCTGCAGTGAAGAGCCAGAGGCAATTGCCATGTATCGCGGCACCACGCGCTTTTTGTTTGAGGATTATCAGGGGTTGGCAGACTTCGCGACCTGGAGCAAAACCCGCATCCAGCAACATGCCCGGACGATTGCTTACCGGGTCATCCAGCGCAGCAATGCCTGGAGTGCGCTACTGGAGCAACGTTTCCCGCACGCTTTGCGCTTGTCGATCCACCCGCAATATCGCATCTCGAAAAAGATCGGGATCAACATGATTGCAACGGATGACTGCTGGCGCACACCTTGGCATTCCGTCGCGGTGTGTCGGGCGGGCGAAGTATACCTGGAGCGGCGCAGTACCATTGATGAGAATCAGGCCGTACTGGTATTTGAACGCGGCCGGCCCTCTTATTATCAGTTGATGGCGGTTTGA
- a CDS encoding HAD family hydrolase, with protein MHQVHAVLFDLDGTLIDTVDDIHAAVNRLLIQFNKPTISLMSCRQFIGHGTVNMLEQLLPDLPADMFDALHQQYLADYECHVAVHSRPFQAVHALLADCQACDLSLAVVTNKQDGMAKKLLAAQLPDIRFDFICGAAAQWPNKPAPDAALYIARQWGIAPAHCLLIGDTVCDIHTARHAGMVAGAALWGYGKADALLATGPDLAFSSPTHLHHHLQRGAFPGLTRHQSLPA; from the coding sequence ATGCATCAAGTACATGCAGTGCTATTTGATCTTGACGGCACATTGATTGACACGGTCGACGATATTCACGCTGCAGTGAATCGTCTATTGATTCAATTCAACAAGCCAACCATTTCGCTGATGAGCTGTCGTCAGTTTATCGGCCATGGCACCGTCAATATGCTTGAACAGCTGTTGCCAGACCTACCTGCCGATATGTTTGATGCACTTCATCAACAGTATCTGGCTGATTACGAATGCCATGTGGCTGTGCATTCCCGGCCCTTTCAAGCAGTACATGCACTATTGGCCGACTGCCAAGCATGTGACCTCTCTCTCGCCGTCGTGACCAACAAACAGGATGGCATGGCCAAAAAGTTGTTGGCTGCACAACTACCCGACATCCGGTTTGATTTTATTTGCGGCGCTGCCGCCCAATGGCCCAACAAACCTGCGCCAGATGCTGCTTTATACATTGCAAGGCAGTGGGGGATTGCACCTGCACATTGCCTGTTGATCGGCGATACCGTCTGCGACATCCACACTGCACGCCATGCCGGCATGGTAGCAGGAGCCGCCCTTTGGGGTTACGGCAAGGCTGATGCGTTGCTGGCAACCGGGCCCGATCTGGCTTTCTCATCCCCAACGCACTTACATCATCACCTGCAACGTGGCGCGTTTCCGGGGCTGACTCGCCACCAATCACTTCCAGCTTAA